From a single Alkalihalophilus pseudofirmus genomic region:
- a CDS encoding histidine phosphatase family protein has protein sequence MGGTVCVVLIRHGLTSYNKEKRYLGHTNLSLLEKERSRLDSLKSWCEKMKLDQLYSSDLTRCIETSSLLFPDENPVLMSSLREYDFGDWEGKQYRDLADLPHYQNWIANPRTITPPNGECFQDFTNRIEQGFNQLLNDASRNKHSTVVCVTHGGVIRYLLSEYAPNLMPFNEWTADIGKAYKLTGDIVDVRRGQRFSLLQVVPSVVKTNG, from the coding sequence GTGGGCGGTACTGTTTGTGTTGTACTCATTCGGCATGGTTTAACCAGCTATAACAAGGAAAAAAGGTATTTAGGCCACACGAATCTATCCCTTCTTGAAAAAGAACGGTCGCGATTAGACTCCCTCAAGTCATGGTGTGAGAAGATGAAGCTGGATCAACTCTATTCCAGTGATTTAACCAGATGTATTGAGACGTCTTCTCTTTTATTTCCCGACGAAAACCCTGTCCTGATGTCTTCTCTAAGAGAGTATGACTTCGGGGATTGGGAAGGGAAGCAGTATAGAGATTTAGCTGATTTACCTCATTATCAGAACTGGATTGCGAATCCTCGAACCATTACTCCTCCTAATGGGGAGTGTTTTCAAGATTTTACGAATCGAATTGAACAAGGTTTTAATCAATTGTTAAACGACGCATCTAGGAATAAGCATTCTACTGTTGTGTGTGTGACGCATGGCGGTGTAATCAGGTATTTATTGAGTGAATATGCACCGAATTTAATGCCGTTTAATGAGTGGACTGCTGATATAGGAAAAGCATACAAGCTAACAGGAGATATCGTAGACGTTAGGAGGGGACAACGATTCAGTTTATTACAGGTAGTGCCTTCTGTGGTAAAAACAAATGGGTGA
- a CDS encoding bifunctional adenosylcobinamide kinase/adenosylcobinamide-phosphate guanylyltransferase — translation MKTQISHIEASEYSEITWYNGYTSNIAGEDIIRSEGISIIFGLEHVIEQVLEQDVDHSRGLFRQWLQRLIEWENSSHQNKLYLIGCDIGKGIVPIDSRHRSLRDLVGWCYQDIVERADRVDVIWYGINQRLK, via the coding sequence GTGAAAACGCAAATTTCCCATATCGAAGCGAGCGAATATTCAGAGATCACATGGTATAATGGATACACTAGCAATATAGCGGGTGAAGATATAATCCGAAGTGAAGGCATTTCTATTATCTTCGGGCTTGAACACGTGATTGAACAGGTTTTAGAGCAAGATGTAGATCATTCAAGAGGTCTGTTTAGACAATGGCTTCAAAGATTAATAGAATGGGAAAACAGCTCACATCAAAACAAGCTTTATCTTATTGGCTGTGATATCGGAAAAGGAATTGTGCCAATTGATAGCAGACATAGAAGTTTGAGAGATCTTGTTGGGTGGTGTTATCAGGATATTGTAGAAAGAGCAGATCGTGTTGATGTTATTTGGTATGGCATCAATCAGCGGCTAAAATAA
- a CDS encoding cob(I)yrinic acid a,c-diamide adenosyltransferase gives MKLYTRTGDEGKTSVIGGRLFKDDIRVEAYGTTDELNSFIGQAVTQLDQELFADIVGELEKIQHELFDCGGDLAMVKVSDDRPYKAKQEIVDFLEERIDEYIKEAPELERFILPGGSLAAATLHICRTVTRRAERLTTRLQQESQTNPIVLKYLNRLSDYFFAVARVVNARLNVRDVEYERSALVFRNGKRKEDKRDTK, from the coding sequence ATGAAACTTTATACGAGAACTGGTGATGAAGGAAAAACAAGTGTGATTGGCGGCAGACTATTTAAGGATGATATAAGAGTTGAAGCATACGGTACAACGGATGAATTAAACAGTTTTATCGGCCAGGCTGTTACTCAGCTTGACCAAGAGCTTTTTGCTGATATAGTAGGAGAACTTGAAAAAATTCAGCATGAGCTATTTGATTGCGGCGGGGATCTTGCGATGGTGAAAGTAAGCGACGATCGACCATATAAAGCTAAGCAAGAGATTGTTGATTTTCTAGAAGAGAGAATTGATGAGTATATTAAAGAAGCCCCAGAGCTTGAAAGGTTCATTTTACCAGGAGGCTCACTTGCTGCAGCGACACTGCATATATGCAGAACAGTCACAAGAAGAGCCGAACGATTAACGACAAGACTGCAGCAAGAATCGCAGACAAACCCGATCGTTTTAAAGTATTTAAACCGCTTGTCTGATTATTTCTTTGCAGTTGCAAGAGTGGTCAATGCACGTCTTAATGTTCGTGATGTAGAGTACGAACGTAGTGCGCTCGTTTTTCGCAACGGAAAACGAAAAGAAGATAAGAGAGATACTAAGTAA
- a CDS encoding VanW family protein yields MRKRLLIAGCFLLLGASPAVAEAPLTAGDHIGYPMNAERVKTPLIWQIELIDERDQSTEVIELNEFGYQPGNTVQRDELVVFAKQLAEAIDTPMRNPTINKDGVITPGQARVILAEEELIDTLLHATFLDSQIPLPIYVTEPTVSEEQLEGIDLYEIGAFTTYFNPNVAGRSENIRLSAGSIEDFVLGPGDQFSFNQVVGERTIERGYKEAKEIVNKEFVMGVGGGICQTSSTLYNAVEEAGLEMVERITHSKDIGYVPAGRDATVSWGGPDFKFKNPHTHPVIIRTEVSLERGEITVSVHSNQRVTPSS; encoded by the coding sequence ATGCGCAAAAGGTTATTGATTGCAGGATGTTTTTTGCTGTTAGGAGCATCTCCGGCTGTGGCAGAAGCACCATTGACTGCTGGGGATCATATTGGTTATCCGATGAATGCAGAAAGGGTTAAAACACCGCTTATTTGGCAGATTGAGCTTATTGATGAGCGGGATCAATCCACTGAAGTGATTGAATTAAATGAGTTTGGATATCAACCTGGAAATACGGTTCAGCGCGATGAACTGGTCGTTTTTGCCAAACAGCTTGCTGAAGCAATTGACACTCCAATGCGAAACCCGACGATAAATAAAGACGGAGTCATTACACCGGGGCAAGCGAGGGTGATTTTGGCGGAGGAAGAGTTAATAGACACCTTGTTACATGCCACATTTTTAGATAGTCAGATCCCGCTTCCTATCTATGTAACGGAGCCAACTGTATCAGAAGAGCAACTTGAGGGAATTGATTTGTATGAGATCGGCGCATTTACTACTTATTTTAACCCGAATGTAGCAGGCCGTTCTGAAAATATTAGATTGTCTGCCGGGTCAATCGAAGATTTTGTCCTTGGTCCTGGAGATCAATTTTCTTTTAATCAAGTCGTTGGAGAGCGAACGATTGAGCGTGGCTATAAGGAAGCGAAAGAAATTGTGAATAAGGAATTTGTGATGGGAGTTGGCGGAGGCATCTGTCAGACATCTTCAACCTTATATAATGCAGTAGAAGAAGCTGGTCTAGAAATGGTTGAGCGGATTACGCATTCTAAAGACATAGGCTACGTTCCGGCCGGGCGTGATGCGACAGTATCTTGGGGAGGGCCTGACTTTAAATTTAAAAATCCGCACACTCATCCTGTGATCATACGCACGGAAGTTTCTCTTGAGCGAGGAGAGATCACGGTCAGTGTTCATTCCAATCAGCGTGTTACACCTTCAAGCTAA
- a CDS encoding spore germination protein, with the protein MLVRWMKQRMKNQHHQETVEDVYTMLTKSSDFSQYEREQNQRTYEISYFQTLIDIDRLHRDILLHLEKAESEDLAALIEPVPIQNKLITTKAQDVRDKVMEGFIAIRDKNDPFTVALIEAGLASDREVTTPEVEFSVSGPQEAFIESIDTNINLIRKRLPLPQLQVKELTLGKLTKTRVAVMYVEGLVDQANLETMLQRLNDIEYDQVFDSSSLAQMITDKTMSIFPQLINTERPERVSAVLAEGKVAFLCDGSPEGVFGPVTLVEFFSSLEDYYLPWQIASSVRLLRFISVAFSILATPVYVAVLTYHYELIPKDLLATIMASRSNIPFPPLIEAIFLEMTIELLREAGARLPTKVGQTIGIVGGIVIGQASVEAGLTSNVLLIIVALAALASFTTPVYQMGNTIRLIRFPFIISAALLGGVGVAFCGLYTLAHLLHLTSLGRPYLSPLFPPRIKDWKDAFIRMPFNYMSERPVYLRPRDKGRFNFKRAMEKHDIDE; encoded by the coding sequence ATGCTTGTTAGATGGATGAAACAACGGATGAAAAATCAACATCACCAGGAAACGGTCGAAGACGTATATACAATGCTCACTAAATCAAGTGACTTTTCTCAGTATGAACGCGAGCAAAATCAACGCACATATGAAATTAGTTATTTTCAGACATTAATTGATATTGATCGCTTGCATCGTGATATCTTACTCCACCTAGAAAAAGCAGAATCAGAAGATTTAGCAGCGCTCATTGAGCCTGTACCTATCCAAAATAAACTTATTACAACAAAAGCCCAAGATGTTCGCGATAAAGTCATGGAAGGGTTTATCGCTATTCGTGATAAGAATGACCCTTTTACTGTAGCTCTCATTGAAGCAGGGCTTGCAAGTGATCGTGAAGTAACAACCCCAGAGGTTGAGTTCAGCGTATCAGGACCCCAAGAAGCATTCATCGAATCAATTGATACAAATATTAACTTAATTCGAAAACGATTACCGCTTCCTCAGCTGCAAGTGAAGGAACTGACTTTAGGGAAGCTGACAAAAACGAGAGTAGCGGTTATGTATGTGGAAGGGCTAGTTGATCAAGCAAATTTAGAGACGATGCTCCAGAGACTAAATGATATCGAATATGATCAAGTGTTTGATTCGAGCAGTCTTGCTCAAATGATTACAGATAAAACAATGTCGATATTTCCTCAGCTTATTAATACTGAGCGTCCTGAGCGAGTATCTGCTGTGCTTGCTGAGGGTAAAGTAGCCTTTTTATGTGATGGTTCGCCTGAAGGTGTCTTTGGACCAGTTACCTTAGTTGAGTTCTTCTCTTCCTTAGAAGACTATTACCTTCCATGGCAGATTGCTTCTTCCGTACGTCTGTTGCGATTTATTTCAGTAGCATTTTCTATTTTAGCTACCCCTGTTTATGTTGCTGTCTTAACGTATCATTACGAACTCATTCCAAAAGATCTGTTGGCAACCATTATGGCGTCAAGGAGTAATATTCCTTTTCCTCCGTTAATTGAGGCCATCTTTTTAGAGATGACGATTGAACTTTTACGTGAAGCGGGGGCTAGACTCCCAACGAAAGTCGGTCAGACAATCGGTATCGTAGGAGGGATTGTCATCGGACAAGCCTCAGTTGAAGCTGGTTTAACGAGTAACGTTCTCCTGATTATTGTCGCTTTAGCAGCACTTGCATCATTTACTACACCAGTTTATCAAATGGGCAATACGATTCGTTTGATTCGCTTTCCATTTATTATTTCAGCGGCTTTATTAGGCGGAGTCGGTGTTGCCTTTTGCGGCTTGTATACATTAGCCCATCTTCTTCATCTAACCTCGTTAGGAAGACCTTATTTATCACCGCTCTTCCCGCCGAGAATAAAAGATTGGAAGGACGCATTTATCAGAATGCCTTTTAATTATATGTCTGAGCGACCTGTTTACTTAAGGCCAAGAGATAAAGGGAGATTCAACTTTAAAAGAGCCATGGAAAAGCACGATATAGATGAATAA
- a CDS encoding GerAB/ArcD/ProY family transporter translates to MGKPIKEQYLVSGFLVFFLIHGMQIGIGILGFQRGVVKEAGYDAWISVIGAGIFVHLIIFCIYLLAKRSNGDLILIHQELFGKWIGNILSFFVCIYFVCLASIVMRAYIEIIQVWMFIDLPTWVMALIGFGLFYYVVAGGFRSVVGLTFLGVIIPIPLFLILLMPLEFAHFINLVPVLKHTIVELALGAKETTLSFLGFEILLLYYPFLKNREFSQKWAQLGAFATTFIYTIIMLISLAFYSEEQLNKTIWATLSLFKVVQLPFLERFEYIGVALWVLFIAPNIALALWAASRGAKRIFHMNQRVALFISLVLVSFIMISLPTRQEISIFADWVSTFGFYFVFAYIPLLVIIQTIVMKVKKGRGDHEKTTSM, encoded by the coding sequence ATGGGCAAGCCGATCAAAGAACAGTATCTGGTGTCAGGCTTTTTAGTCTTCTTTTTGATTCACGGAATGCAGATTGGAATCGGTATTTTAGGGTTTCAGCGCGGTGTGGTCAAAGAGGCAGGGTATGATGCGTGGATTTCTGTCATTGGTGCAGGCATTTTTGTACACTTGATTATCTTTTGTATTTACTTATTAGCGAAGCGGTCTAATGGAGACCTGATATTGATTCACCAAGAGCTGTTTGGTAAATGGATAGGGAATATTCTCAGTTTTTTTGTATGTATTTATTTTGTCTGCTTAGCGTCGATTGTCATGCGTGCTTATATTGAAATTATCCAAGTATGGATGTTTATTGACCTGCCGACTTGGGTGATGGCCTTGATTGGATTTGGCCTATTCTATTATGTCGTAGCTGGGGGCTTTCGTTCTGTTGTCGGCTTGACATTCTTAGGTGTCATTATTCCCATCCCTCTATTTTTAATTTTATTAATGCCGCTTGAGTTTGCCCATTTCATTAATTTAGTTCCAGTATTGAAGCATACCATAGTGGAACTTGCTTTAGGTGCAAAAGAAACGACATTAAGTTTTTTAGGCTTTGAGATATTGCTTTTATATTACCCTTTTCTAAAGAACAGGGAATTCTCACAAAAGTGGGCACAGCTCGGAGCGTTTGCGACAACTTTTATCTATACCATCATCATGCTGATCAGTTTGGCTTTTTATTCGGAGGAACAATTAAATAAAACGATATGGGCGACACTCAGTCTGTTTAAAGTTGTACAGCTGCCGTTTCTTGAGAGGTTTGAATACATTGGGGTCGCTCTTTGGGTCTTGTTTATTGCTCCTAATATTGCTCTCGCACTGTGGGCAGCAAGCAGAGGGGCGAAACGAATTTTTCATATGAACCAGCGTGTCGCTTTGTTTATTTCATTAGTATTAGTGTCATTTATTATGATCTCTTTGCCTACTCGTCAAGAAATCAGTATCTTTGCCGACTGGGTCAGTACGTTTGGCTTCTATTTTGTCTTTGCCTATATTCCATTACTTGTTATTATTCAAACGATTGTTATGAAAGTGAAAAAAGGGAGGGGAGATCATGAGAAAACGACTTCTATGTAA
- a CDS encoding Ger(x)C family spore germination protein: MRKRLLCNLFLLLFILSGCIETRIIDEIAVIRTVAFDTDGEQNLSMTVSFPIFLEQGQENIQERDIITADAETVKGARILLTEKSQKPLEFGQLNVVLIGEELATKGVEEAIDSLYRDASVGNRITLALVKGRAQDIVEANLGGGEQTGVYLSDLVQQNMETNTIPATNMHEFLFSLYNDARDPFLPVLAIENDRVGITGTALFKDDKYIRTLTLDDSFILKLMTTPTKRVSRQFYVQTGDQQAVVVLEKIFSNRKRSIDKTGPYPKYTIEIDLQAEIIDYTGKMNLDEDDLIADIETQIEEKISTRGKALLEQFRDEGVDPVAVGEKFRSTTRDWKPEQWETEIYQTMEFDVKTNVEILSSGAIE; this comes from the coding sequence ATGAGAAAACGACTTCTATGTAACCTGTTTCTCTTGCTCTTCATCCTCTCAGGCTGTATTGAAACGAGGATTATTGATGAAATTGCCGTAATACGTACGGTCGCTTTTGATACGGACGGGGAGCAAAATCTCTCAATGACAGTTAGTTTTCCTATTTTTCTTGAACAAGGACAGGAAAATATTCAAGAAAGAGATATTATTACAGCCGACGCTGAAACGGTAAAAGGGGCGAGGATCTTATTAACCGAGAAATCTCAGAAGCCTCTTGAATTTGGACAGCTGAATGTAGTGTTGATTGGGGAAGAGCTTGCCACAAAAGGAGTAGAAGAGGCTATTGATTCTCTATACAGGGATGCTTCAGTAGGTAATCGAATTACATTGGCTTTAGTTAAAGGCAGGGCACAAGATATCGTAGAAGCAAATTTAGGCGGGGGAGAACAGACAGGAGTTTATTTATCTGATCTAGTTCAGCAGAATATGGAGACAAACACAATCCCAGCAACGAACATGCACGAATTTCTGTTTAGTTTATATAATGACGCGAGGGACCCTTTCTTACCCGTTTTAGCTATTGAAAATGATCGAGTTGGAATAACCGGTACAGCTCTTTTTAAAGATGATAAATATATACGTACTCTTACTTTAGATGATTCATTCATCTTAAAATTAATGACGACACCGACGAAAAGAGTGTCAAGACAATTTTATGTACAAACAGGAGATCAACAAGCTGTTGTTGTACTAGAAAAGATTTTCAGCAACCGAAAACGCTCAATTGATAAAACAGGACCTTATCCAAAATATACAATTGAGATTGATTTACAGGCAGAGATTATTGATTATACCGGAAAAATGAATTTGGATGAGGATGATTTAATCGCAGATATTGAAACCCAAATTGAAGAGAAAATATCTACAAGAGGAAAAGCACTGCTCGAACAGTTTCGAGATGAAGGGGTGGACCCTGTCGCAGTTGGTGAGAAATTTCGAAGTACAACACGTGACTGGAAACCAGAACAATGGGAGACGGAGATTTATCAAACGATGGAATTTGATGTAAAGACGAATGTCGAGATCCTTAGTTCCGGTGCGATTGAGTAA
- a CDS encoding peptidoglycan DD-metalloendopeptidase family protein, giving the protein MIDIIKRFCIAVALGLCIGILFLGTQTAKAEEKNNVLKVDEQSLIWPTVGEVSDTFGTREGKHFGIDIAAVEGTPVVSAADGMVSKSYYSDTYGEVVFIEHENGYETVYAHLHDRFVSEGQAIEGGSQLGTVGNTGRSQGNHLHFEVHDGSWNIDKSEAIDPLFVLSEKDSDRYAALSLDSAYENDTEDSEAVYVMSNLHAMGKAGDQERNVVGQPVKMVESGDTLWSISQLYDTSIEELMEWNGLSDEAIIVGDLLIVDQ; this is encoded by the coding sequence ATGATCGATATTATTAAGCGTTTTTGTATTGCAGTAGCATTAGGGTTATGTATAGGGATTTTATTTTTAGGAACACAAACAGCTAAGGCAGAAGAAAAAAATAATGTATTGAAAGTAGATGAACAATCGCTCATTTGGCCTACGGTAGGTGAAGTTTCAGACACTTTTGGAACACGAGAAGGAAAACATTTCGGCATTGATATTGCTGCGGTAGAAGGGACACCGGTCGTCTCGGCAGCTGACGGCATGGTAAGTAAATCGTATTATTCTGATACATATGGAGAAGTCGTCTTTATTGAACATGAAAATGGATATGAAACGGTCTATGCTCATTTGCATGACCGGTTTGTTTCGGAGGGACAAGCTATAGAGGGTGGATCACAGCTTGGGACTGTCGGTAATACCGGAAGATCTCAGGGAAATCACTTGCATTTTGAAGTGCATGACGGAAGCTGGAATATTGATAAATCAGAAGCGATAGATCCTTTATTCGTCTTATCTGAAAAAGATTCGGACCGGTATGCAGCCTTGTCATTAGATTCTGCTTATGAAAATGATACAGAAGATTCTGAGGCTGTTTATGTTATGAGCAATCTACATGCAATGGGAAAAGCGGGTGATCAAGAAAGAAATGTTGTAGGACAACCAGTGAAGATGGTTGAGAGCGGGGACACATTATGGTCGATCAGTCAGCTGTATGATACATCTATTGAAGAGTTAATGGAGTGGAACGGGTTATCTGATGAGGCTATTATAGTAGGTGACTTATTGATTGTTGATCAATAA